The Flavobacterium marginilacus genome window below encodes:
- a CDS encoding M23 family metallopeptidase produces MKLSFFLFLFSAVLFGQAEYPKDYFRPPLDIPLKLSGNFGELRPNHFHAGFDMKTLQKEGLNVYAVADGYVSRIKISTFGNGKTIYIDHPNGFTSVYGHLQRATDSIEGFIKYTHYKEKSFEIEMYFKPNQLPVKKGQLIALSGNTGASEGPHLHFEFRDTKSEKIINPMFFGFDVLMQDTKKPIVSNLYVYPLDSKTTVNHAQRRIPVNLSLQKDGTYLADKVSANGKIGFGIAAFDYDDVSFNKNGVFNVDLSNNGKSIFGYQFNTYAFDEMRYVNALIDYSFYKKTGQRIQKLFMNPPYNLSIIKSDESKGVIMPSPNLSNVCSLVVSDYYGNKTTIAIPVEYDSLSTVIEKEPAAANYVVKAAKDCFFEKDKCSVFFPAGTFYNDFDLNFDVKNNVLIAHDDTVPAHTNFTITMENSSYVNNKDKVFIGRISGNGVSYNTTREKNNVYETRVKTLGQYKLVLDTVAPVISISKSIEGKRLDDQKVLQVRISDGLSGIQSYNGYLNGKWILMEYDNKTNLLTHYFSDGIAAEGDNELKVVVVDNVGNSATFETHFLRNKKQ; encoded by the coding sequence ATGAAACTTTCCTTTTTTTTATTTCTATTTTCAGCTGTTCTTTTTGGTCAGGCTGAGTATCCTAAAGATTACTTTCGTCCGCCTCTTGATATTCCGCTGAAACTGTCGGGGAATTTTGGGGAATTGAGACCTAATCATTTTCATGCTGGTTTTGACATGAAAACCCTTCAAAAAGAGGGTTTAAACGTATATGCGGTGGCTGATGGATATGTTTCCAGAATTAAAATTTCTACTTTCGGTAATGGAAAGACAATTTACATCGATCATCCTAACGGATTTACTTCGGTGTACGGACATTTGCAGAGAGCAACAGATTCTATTGAAGGTTTTATAAAGTATACACATTATAAAGAGAAGTCTTTTGAGATTGAGATGTATTTTAAGCCCAATCAGCTGCCTGTTAAAAAAGGACAGCTTATAGCTCTTTCCGGTAATACAGGAGCATCTGAAGGGCCGCATCTGCATTTTGAATTTAGAGATACAAAGTCGGAGAAAATAATCAATCCGATGTTTTTTGGGTTTGATGTTCTGATGCAGGATACTAAGAAGCCGATAGTTTCCAATCTGTATGTTTATCCTTTGGATTCAAAAACAACGGTCAATCATGCCCAGCGGCGAATCCCGGTTAATTTATCACTGCAAAAAGACGGAACGTATCTGGCAGATAAAGTGTCGGCTAATGGAAAGATTGGTTTTGGAATTGCAGCTTTTGATTATGATGATGTATCGTTTAATAAAAACGGTGTTTTTAATGTGGACTTGTCTAATAATGGAAAATCTATTTTCGGATATCAATTTAATACTTATGCCTTTGATGAAATGCGTTATGTAAATGCGCTTATTGATTATTCATTTTATAAAAAAACTGGTCAGAGGATTCAAAAGCTATTTATGAATCCGCCTTATAATCTGAGTATTATAAAAAGTGATGAGTCTAAAGGTGTTATCATGCCGTCTCCAAATTTATCTAATGTATGCAGTTTAGTCGTTTCTGATTATTATGGCAATAAAACAACAATTGCCATTCCAGTCGAGTATGATTCTCTTTCTACAGTAATCGAAAAAGAACCAGCTGCAGCAAATTATGTTGTGAAAGCTGCAAAAGACTGTTTTTTTGAAAAAGACAAATGTTCTGTTTTTTTTCCTGCAGGAACATTCTATAATGATTTTGATTTAAATTTTGATGTAAAAAATAATGTACTGATAGCACATGACGATACTGTTCCAGCGCATACTAATTTTACAATTACGATGGAGAACAGCAGTTATGTAAATAATAAAGATAAAGTTTTTATAGGCAGAATATCTGGTAATGGGGTAAGTTATAATACGACCCGAGAAAAAAATAATGTTTATGAAACGAGAGTAAAGACTTTGGGACAGTACAAATTGGTTTTGGATACTGTTGCACCTGTGATTAGTATTTCAAAATCTATTGAGGGCAAAAGACTGGATGATCAAAAGGTTCTTCAGGTTCGTATTTCGGATGGTTTATCTGGAATACAATCCTATAACGGTTACCTGAATGGGAAATGGATTTTAATGGAATATGATAATAAGACCAATCTTTTGACACATTATTTCAGTGACGGAATTGCTGCTGAAGGCGATAATGAATTAAAAGTAGTTGTAGTTGATAATGTAGGTAATTCTGCTACCTTTGAGACGCATTTTCTACGAAATAAAAAACAGTAA
- a CDS encoding TonB-dependent receptor, giving the protein MGMISFAQTAFVKGVILDKKNVPVEGVNVICGDNGTQTDEKGFYQITIPSNQNVTVEFTHVSLKKASLKVSLQTNEVYVFNMYMNDQEEQMGEVIINNNKKLVQGILTFEAKDIRFIPGANAGIENVLKTLPGVNSNNELSTQYSVRGGNYDENLVYVNEIEVYRPFLIRSGQQEGLSFVNTDLVQNIDFSAGGFQAKYGDKMSSVLDITYRNPAKFGALLEMSFLGGSLAVDAVSKNKKWSAITGIRYRNNSLLVESQETQTNYKPVFADIQTNINFQASAKWQWSFLGNISQNKYLYEPLTRQTNFGTVDEPMALSVYYQGKEKDLYNTYFGALKAAYQVNDSFSLKFIGSVFHTIEQEYFDIYAQYRLGEVDTNIGSDTYGDIQFSRGIGSQLNHARNDLDALIANLEVKGLNNWKENQIEWGVKYTRESIRDRISEWEVIDSAGFSIRPPIVLPKNDEPYQPYSGLLIPYQSVKAVNFTNIDRFSAYAQWGRKDNLGSNEIWYNLGVRSQSWEVSGDNLNGKFQTVFSPRAQFAIKPDWKKEMLFRLTIGVYNQPPFYRELRDYDGVVQPDTKAQKSLNVVLGNEYSFKIKERPFKLVTEAYYKTMTDVNPYTVDNVRIRYAANNSAVAYVQGLDLRLNGEFVPGTDSWISFGYLKTEENIDNKGYIARPTDQRLKFGLLFQDYMPKIPSLKLYLNLVYNTGLPGGSPSYADPYLYQNRLKDYRRADIGFSKVFIDQKGGMSNRKFFKNFKELALGFEIFNLFNNQNAITNTWVRDVYTKTEYAIPNYMTTRVFNLKLNVRL; this is encoded by the coding sequence ATGGGAATGATTTCATTTGCTCAGACGGCTTTTGTTAAAGGAGTTATTCTGGATAAAAAAAATGTTCCTGTTGAAGGCGTAAATGTTATCTGCGGTGATAATGGCACTCAAACTGACGAAAAAGGTTTTTATCAGATTACTATTCCATCCAATCAAAATGTCACTGTCGAATTTACTCATGTTTCTTTAAAAAAAGCCAGCCTAAAAGTTTCGCTGCAGACCAATGAAGTATATGTCTTTAACATGTATATGAATGACCAGGAGGAACAAATGGGAGAAGTCATTATCAATAATAATAAGAAACTGGTTCAGGGAATTCTTACTTTTGAAGCTAAAGATATTCGGTTTATTCCCGGTGCAAATGCTGGTATCGAAAACGTTCTGAAAACATTACCAGGCGTAAATTCCAATAATGAACTGAGCACACAGTACAGTGTTCGTGGCGGAAATTATGACGAGAATTTGGTATATGTCAATGAAATCGAAGTGTATCGGCCTTTTTTGATACGCTCAGGACAACAGGAAGGTTTAAGTTTTGTCAATACTGATCTGGTTCAGAATATTGATTTTTCGGCAGGAGGTTTTCAGGCAAAGTATGGTGATAAAATGTCTTCCGTTTTGGATATCACTTATAGAAATCCAGCAAAGTTTGGAGCGTTGCTGGAAATGAGTTTTTTAGGAGGAAGTCTGGCTGTTGATGCTGTTTCCAAAAATAAAAAATGGTCTGCAATTACTGGAATCAGATATAGAAACAATAGTCTTCTTGTAGAGAGTCAGGAAACCCAGACAAATTATAAGCCGGTTTTTGCAGATATACAAACGAATATAAATTTTCAGGCTTCTGCCAAATGGCAGTGGAGTTTTTTAGGAAATATTTCTCAAAATAAATATTTATACGAACCGCTTACGCGCCAGACTAATTTTGGTACTGTTGATGAGCCTATGGCGCTTTCGGTTTATTATCAGGGTAAGGAGAAAGATTTGTATAATACTTATTTTGGTGCTTTAAAAGCAGCATATCAGGTGAATGATTCCTTTTCGTTGAAATTTATTGGATCTGTTTTTCATACTATTGAACAGGAATATTTTGATATTTATGCTCAGTACAGATTAGGCGAAGTGGATACAAATATCGGTTCTGATACGTATGGTGATATTCAGTTTTCAAGAGGAATAGGATCTCAGCTCAATCATGCCCGTAATGATCTGGATGCTTTAATCGCTAATTTAGAAGTAAAAGGCTTAAATAACTGGAAAGAAAATCAAATTGAATGGGGAGTTAAATATACCAGAGAATCCATCCGTGACCGGATTTCAGAATGGGAAGTGATTGATTCGGCAGGGTTTTCGATAAGACCGCCAATTGTTCTGCCTAAAAATGATGAACCGTATCAGCCTTATTCAGGACTTTTAATTCCATATCAGTCAGTAAAAGCAGTTAATTTTACTAACATTGACCGTTTTTCGGCTTATGCACAATGGGGGAGAAAGGATAATCTGGGGTCAAACGAGATTTGGTACAATTTAGGTGTGCGGTCGCAAAGCTGGGAAGTTTCGGGAGACAATCTAAACGGTAAGTTTCAGACAGTTTTTAGCCCAAGAGCACAATTTGCCATAAAGCCGGATTGGAAAAAAGAAATGCTTTTCAGGCTAACTATAGGCGTTTATAACCAGCCTCCATTTTATAGAGAATTAAGAGATTATGATGGTGTAGTCCAGCCTGATACCAAAGCACAAAAATCACTTAATGTAGTTTTAGGAAATGAATATAGTTTCAAAATAAAGGAACGCCCTTTTAAATTGGTTACTGAAGCCTATTATAAAACGATGACCGATGTAAATCCTTATACGGTTGATAATGTCAGAATAAGATATGCCGCCAATAATAGCGCTGTGGCTTATGTGCAGGGTTTGGATTTAAGGCTCAATGGTGAGTTTGTTCCGGGAACCGATTCTTGGATTAGTTTTGGGTATCTGAAAACTGAAGAGAATATTGATAATAAAGGATATATTGCCAGACCAACTGACCAACGGCTGAAATTTGGACTTTTATTTCAGGATTATATGCCAAAGATTCCAAGCCTGAAACTGTATCTGAATTTGGTTTACAATACAGGACTGCCGGGAGGTTCGCCTTCTTATGCTGATCCGTATTTGTACCAAAACCGACTGAAGGATTACCGCCGTGCTGATATTGGTTTTTCCAAAGTGTTTATAGATCAGAAAGGGGGTATGTCCAACAGAAAGTTTTTTAAGAATTTTAAAGAATTGGCACTGGGTTTTGAAATTTTTAATCTTTTCAATAATCAAAATGCGATTACGAATACTTGGGTTCGCGATGTATATACTAAAACAGAATATGCAATTCCGAATTATATGACCACACGGGTCTTTAACTTGAAGCTGAATGTAAGATTGTAA
- a CDS encoding DUF2971 domain-containing protein: MYLNNPNIKLPQDPDTIVWKYLDLSKFLDLLLSRKLFMSRSDKFEDQYEGTFSEPTFEEIKKLSIDNPDFLNYYKTHREKVAVSSWHINEYESFAMWQIFTQNSEGLAIQSTVKRLQESLHPENNYKQYIGEVNYIDYKKEYIPFDDMFFPFLFKRKSFQYEREVRIITDVTDSNIKLNDGLKINIDISQLIERIYIHPKSENWYKNLVIQLVKQLGFDFQIEKSDLESDILI; encoded by the coding sequence ATGTACCTCAACAATCCCAACATAAAACTTCCGCAAGATCCAGATACCATCGTATGGAAATATCTGGACTTGTCGAAGTTTTTGGATTTATTGCTTTCACGAAAATTATTTATGTCGCGTTCGGATAAATTTGAAGATCAGTACGAAGGTACTTTTAGCGAACCTACATTTGAGGAAATCAAGAAACTCTCTATAGACAATCCCGATTTTCTAAATTACTACAAAACACATCGGGAAAAAGTAGCTGTAAGCAGCTGGCATATCAATGAATACGAATCCTTTGCCATGTGGCAGATTTTTACCCAAAACAGCGAAGGACTGGCCATACAATCTACAGTAAAAAGGCTTCAGGAATCGCTTCATCCCGAAAACAATTACAAACAGTATATCGGTGAAGTCAATTACATTGATTACAAAAAAGAATACATTCCGTTTGACGACATGTTTTTCCCTTTTCTATTCAAACGAAAAAGCTTTCAGTACGAACGTGAAGTCCGTATCATTACTGACGTGACCGACAGTAACATCAAATTAAATGACGGTTTGAAAATTAATATTGACATCAGCCAATTGATTGAGCGAATCTACATTCATCCAAAATCAGAGAATTGGTATAAAAATCTGGTGATTCAACTGGTAAAACAGCTGGGGTTTGATTTTCAAATCGAAAAATCAGATTTAGAGAGCGATATTTTGATTTAG
- a CDS encoding ABC transporter ATP-binding protein, translating to MSSFKKIVPFIYPYKKYVFLNIFFNVLYALFSTLSFVALAPMLQVLFDKTKKNTVKPVLNSILEIKEYGENYLSYYITTTKETHDSGYVLSIMVAIIISIFLLKNLADYLAMFFITFLRNGVLRDMRNALYKKTLELPLAFYSEKRKGDVISRISADVNEVQNSFLAILELIVKEPLTIIFTIIAMLFLSPQLTIFVFIFIPISGYIISLIGKQLKKQSTKAQQEQGTFLSTIEETIGGLKVVKGYNSENYFNTVFQNSTERFFSLSNGIGNRQNLASPASEFMGITVIAILLWYGGQLVLIDKTLEGATFIVYMGLAYNILTPAKAISKASYGVKRGNAAAERVLEILDQENTITSKDDAIEKNTFDSEIAIQNINFKYEDENVLKDFSLTVKKGQTVALVGQSGSGKSTIANLLTRFYDVHEGTISIDGIAIKDLNLQSLRGLMGLVTQDSILFNDTIKANIALGKLDASDDEIIEALKIANAYEFVQDLPLGIYTNIGDSGNKLSGGQKQRLSIARAVLKNPPIMILDEATSALDTESEKFVQVALENMMQNRTSIVIAHRLSTIQKADKIVVMKKGKIVEQGTHEELIAMDGAYNKLVTMQSLE from the coding sequence ATGAGCAGTTTCAAAAAAATAGTTCCTTTCATATATCCATATAAAAAATATGTCTTCTTAAATATTTTTTTTAATGTATTGTATGCCCTTTTTAGCACTCTTTCTTTTGTGGCATTAGCCCCAATGCTTCAGGTATTGTTTGACAAAACAAAGAAAAACACAGTAAAACCTGTACTTAACAGCATTCTGGAAATTAAAGAATATGGCGAAAATTATTTAAGTTATTATATTACGACTACCAAAGAAACCCATGATTCTGGTTATGTTTTGTCCATCATGGTCGCTATTATTATTTCGATCTTTTTATTAAAAAACTTAGCCGATTATTTAGCTATGTTTTTTATCACTTTTTTACGAAATGGTGTTTTAAGGGATATGCGGAATGCTTTGTATAAAAAAACACTGGAACTGCCATTAGCTTTTTATTCTGAAAAAAGAAAAGGAGATGTTATTTCAAGAATTTCTGCCGATGTAAATGAGGTGCAAAATTCATTTTTAGCCATATTAGAACTTATTGTAAAAGAACCTCTTACCATAATTTTCACTATAATTGCTATGCTGTTTCTTAGCCCTCAGCTAACCATATTCGTTTTTATTTTTATTCCAATCTCAGGATATATCATTTCATTGATTGGAAAGCAGCTTAAAAAACAATCAACAAAAGCGCAGCAGGAACAAGGTACTTTTTTGTCTACTATAGAGGAAACTATCGGCGGATTGAAGGTCGTAAAAGGATATAATTCTGAAAACTATTTCAATACCGTTTTTCAAAATTCAACAGAACGCTTTTTTTCTTTATCAAACGGCATTGGCAATCGCCAGAACTTAGCATCACCTGCCAGTGAATTTATGGGAATTACTGTAATTGCCATATTACTTTGGTACGGAGGTCAATTAGTTCTAATTGATAAAACTTTAGAAGGCGCTACCTTTATTGTCTACATGGGACTAGCTTACAACATTCTAACTCCTGCAAAAGCAATTTCCAAAGCTTCATACGGAGTAAAAAGAGGGAATGCTGCAGCAGAACGTGTTTTAGAGATTTTAGATCAGGAAAATACAATAACCAGCAAAGATGATGCGATAGAGAAAAACACTTTCGATTCGGAAATTGCAATTCAGAATATCAATTTTAAATATGAAGATGAAAACGTTCTAAAAGATTTTTCACTTACAGTAAAAAAAGGACAAACTGTTGCTCTTGTGGGACAGTCCGGAAGCGGAAAAAGTACTATTGCTAATTTACTGACCCGTTTTTATGATGTTCATGAAGGAACGATTTCGATTGACGGAATTGCAATAAAAGACTTGAATCTGCAGTCCCTACGCGGTTTGATGGGACTGGTAACCCAAGACAGTATTTTATTTAATGACACTATCAAAGCAAATATCGCTTTAGGAAAACTGGACGCATCCGATGACGAAATTATAGAAGCTTTGAAAATTGCCAATGCTTATGAATTTGTCCAAGATTTACCTCTTGGAATCTATACCAATATTGGCGACAGCGGTAATAAACTTTCCGGCGGTCAAAAACAAAGACTTTCTATTGCCCGTGCCGTCCTAAAAAATCCTCCGATTATGATTCTGGATGAAGCTACATCTGCTTTGGACACTGAAAGCGAAAAATTTGTACAGGTGGCACTCGAAAATATGATGCAGAACAGAACTTCGATCGTGATCGCTCACCGCCTTTCGACCATTCAAAAAGCAGATAAAATCGTGGTAATGAAAAAAGGAAAGATTGTAGAGCAGGGAACTCACGAAGAACTCATTGCAATGGATGGTGCATATAACAAATTAGTGACGATGCAGTCGCTGGAATAA
- a CDS encoding phospho-sugar mutase, producing the protein MHIAQNILDAVNEWLTPTFDNETQVAVKELMTTSPKDLEESFYKNLEFGTGGMRGVMGVGNNRINKYTLGKSTQGLSDYLHKVFPNQPLKTVIAFDCRHNSKSLAKVVADVFSANGIQVYLFSDLRPTPELSFALKYLGCQCGIVLTASHNPPEYNGYKVYWEDGGQIVPPQDGDIINTIEKLNYSQIKFDANEDLIQYIDAEVDQAFIKSTIENASFGTSQEAKDNLNIVFTSLHGTSITAVPETFAQAGYKNVNIVEEQRVPNGDFPTVKSPNPEEPEALTLALALADKTNSDIVIGTDPDCDRLGVAVRNNEGKMILLNGNQTMILMTAFLLEEWKKAGKINGKQFVGSTIVSTPMIMELASAYEVGFKVGLTGFKWIAKMIKDFPELEFIGGGEESFGYMVGDAVRDKDAVAATLLICELAAQAKANGSTVYKKLLELYVEHGFYKEHLISLTKKGMEGLAEINKMMISLRENPLKEINGQRVVMVEDYKSSVAKNLFTGEEETIDMPKADVLIYYTEDGSKICARPSGTEPKIKFYISVKTELDSVENFTKVEKVLDEKIKNIITAMQLS; encoded by the coding sequence ATGCACATAGCACAAAACATTTTAGACGCTGTAAACGAATGGTTAACACCTACGTTTGATAATGAAACTCAAGTTGCCGTAAAGGAATTAATGACAACTTCGCCAAAAGATTTAGAAGAAAGCTTTTATAAAAACCTGGAATTTGGAACAGGCGGAATGCGCGGTGTAATGGGTGTTGGAAATAACCGCATCAATAAATATACGCTTGGAAAAAGTACTCAGGGATTATCTGATTATCTGCATAAAGTTTTCCCAAACCAGCCATTAAAAACAGTTATTGCTTTTGACTGCCGTCATAACAGTAAATCATTAGCAAAAGTGGTTGCCGATGTTTTTTCTGCAAATGGTATACAGGTTTACTTATTTTCGGACTTAAGACCTACTCCAGAATTATCTTTTGCTCTTAAATATTTAGGCTGTCAATGCGGCATTGTATTAACAGCATCACACAATCCTCCAGAATATAACGGTTACAAAGTTTATTGGGAAGACGGCGGACAGATTGTTCCTCCGCAGGACGGAGATATTATCAATACAATTGAAAAATTAAACTACAGCCAAATCAAATTTGATGCAAATGAAGATTTGATTCAATATATAGATGCAGAAGTTGATCAGGCATTCATCAAATCTACTATTGAGAATGCGAGTTTTGGAACATCACAGGAAGCAAAAGACAACTTAAATATTGTATTTACTTCACTACACGGAACTTCTATTACTGCTGTTCCTGAAACTTTTGCACAAGCGGGATATAAAAATGTAAATATTGTTGAAGAACAAAGAGTCCCAAATGGTGATTTTCCGACTGTAAAATCTCCAAATCCTGAAGAACCAGAAGCTTTAACACTGGCATTAGCATTAGCAGACAAAACCAATTCGGATATTGTTATCGGAACTGATCCTGACTGTGACCGTCTAGGTGTTGCTGTTCGTAACAATGAAGGCAAAATGATTTTATTAAACGGAAATCAAACTATGATTTTGATGACCGCATTTTTATTGGAAGAATGGAAAAAAGCTGGAAAAATCAACGGAAAACAATTCGTTGGTTCAACCATTGTTTCTACACCAATGATAATGGAATTGGCTTCGGCTTATGAAGTTGGATTTAAAGTTGGTCTGACAGGTTTCAAATGGATTGCCAAAATGATCAAGGATTTCCCAGAATTAGAATTCATTGGCGGCGGAGAAGAAAGTTTTGGATATATGGTAGGCGATGCAGTACGCGATAAAGATGCAGTTGCTGCCACTTTATTAATCTGCGAATTAGCTGCGCAGGCCAAAGCTAACGGAAGCACCGTTTACAAAAAATTACTAGAGTTATATGTAGAACACGGTTTTTACAAAGAACATTTAATTTCGCTTACCAAAAAAGGAATGGAAGGATTAGCAGAAATCAATAAAATGATGATTTCTTTGCGTGAAAATCCATTGAAAGAAATTAACGGACAAAGAGTGGTAATGGTTGAAGATTACAAATCATCTGTTGCTAAAAATTTATTTACTGGCGAAGAGGAAACTATCGATATGCCAAAAGCTGATGTGCTAATTTATTACACTGAAGATGGTTCTAAAATTTGTGCAAGACCAAGCGGAACAGAGCCGAAGATTAAATTCTACATCAGTGTAAAAACTGAACTGGATTCGGTTGAAAATTTCACTAAAGTTGAAAAGGTATTGGACGAAAAAATCAAAAATATAATTACTGCAATGCAATTAAGCTAA
- a CDS encoding glycosyltransferase family 2 protein, whose protein sequence is MNLSILIPLLNEEESLQELYTWIISVMKSNNYSYEIIFLDDGSTDESWNIISGFAAENPNVKGIQFMKNFGKSQALHAGFAKAKGDVIITMDADLQDSPDEIPELYEMITKEKYDLVSGWKKKRYDSVVAKNIPSKLFNWAARKTSGVELNDFNCGLKAYKNVVVKNIEVSGEMHRYIPVLAKNAGFGKIGEKVVQHQARKYGETKFGMERFINGFLDLITIWFLSRFGKRPMHLFGAIGSFMFIFGFFSAGYIGVSKLYHMYMGMRYSLVTNNPWFYIALTTMILGTQLFLAGFLGEIILRTKNNEERYKVSTEVNF, encoded by the coding sequence ATGAATTTATCCATACTCATACCCCTTCTAAACGAAGAGGAATCCTTACAAGAATTGTACACTTGGATTATTTCGGTAATGAAATCTAACAATTATAGTTATGAAATCATTTTTCTGGATGACGGAAGTACAGATGAATCCTGGAATATTATTTCGGGATTTGCTGCTGAGAATCCTAATGTAAAAGGGATTCAATTCATGAAAAATTTTGGGAAATCACAAGCTCTGCACGCCGGTTTTGCTAAGGCAAAAGGCGATGTGATCATCACTATGGATGCTGATCTGCAGGACAGCCCAGACGAGATTCCTGAGTTATATGAAATGATTACCAAAGAAAAATACGACCTGGTTTCAGGCTGGAAAAAGAAACGCTACGATTCAGTTGTCGCCAAAAATATCCCTTCAAAATTATTTAACTGGGCTGCCCGAAAAACATCTGGAGTTGAACTGAATGATTTTAACTGCGGACTGAAAGCCTACAAAAATGTAGTGGTAAAAAACATTGAAGTATCAGGCGAAATGCACCGATATATTCCTGTTTTGGCCAAAAATGCAGGTTTTGGAAAAATCGGTGAAAAAGTGGTACAGCATCAGGCAAGAAAATATGGTGAAACCAAATTTGGAATGGAGCGTTTCATCAATGGTTTCTTGGACTTAATAACGATTTGGTTTCTTTCCAGATTTGGAAAAAGACCGATGCATTTATTTGGCGCGATAGGATCATTCATGTTTATATTTGGTTTTTTCTCAGCTGGATATATTGGAGTTTCAAAACTGTATCATATGTATATGGGAATGCGCTACAGCCTGGTAACTAATAATCCTTGGTTTTACATCGCATTGACAACAATGATTTTGGGAACTCAATTGTTTTTGGCAGGTTTTCTTGGAGAAATTATTTTGAGAACCAAAAACAATGAAGAGCGTTATAAAGTATCGACTGAGGTGAATTTTTAA
- a CDS encoding DUF4199 domain-containing protein produces MENNVSPAKSGVLYGVLFGVIMVLEFVIMYLVGMKSLVNTSVGTIVNISNYILLPLLFIYLGCTNYKKNINNGFITLSESLKTGVSITFIAALVYAVFNIIFNYIFPEFIDEMISITKEGMLAKDPNMSSEQLEMGLSMVKKFMNPLIVLPVTLVMYSFFGLLYSLIVGVVIKNEKTQSF; encoded by the coding sequence ATGGAAAATAATGTATCGCCAGCCAAATCTGGTGTTTTGTATGGTGTTTTATTCGGCGTCATAATGGTTTTAGAATTCGTAATTATGTACTTAGTTGGGATGAAATCATTAGTTAACACTAGTGTTGGAACAATTGTAAATATATCTAATTACATTTTACTGCCTCTTTTGTTCATATACCTAGGCTGTACAAATTATAAAAAAAACATCAACAACGGTTTTATAACACTTAGTGAAAGTCTTAAAACAGGAGTATCTATAACTTTTATTGCTGCACTTGTGTACGCCGTTTTTAATATTATTTTTAATTACATTTTCCCTGAATTTATTGATGAAATGATATCTATCACAAAAGAAGGTATGCTTGCAAAAGACCCAAACATGTCAAGTGAACAGCTTGAAATGGGACTTTCAATGGTTAAAAAATTCATGAATCCCCTAATTGTTTTACCAGTAACATTAGTCATGTATTCTTTCTTTGGTTTGCTTTATTCTCTAATTGTTGGTGTAGTAATAAAAAACGAAAAAACACAAAGCTTCTAA
- a CDS encoding type B 50S ribosomal protein L31: protein MKKGVHPENYRLVAFKDMSNDDVFITKSTAETRETIIHEGVEYPVVKMEISRTSHPFYTGKSKLIDTAGRIDKFKTKYAKHAK from the coding sequence ATGAAAAAAGGTGTACACCCAGAAAATTACAGATTAGTTGCTTTTAAAGACATGTCAAACGACGATGTTTTTATTACTAAATCTACTGCTGAGACAAGAGAAACTATTATTCATGAAGGTGTTGAATATCCAGTTGTAAAAATGGAGATTTCTAGAACTTCTCACCCTTTTTACACAGGTAAATCTAAACTTATCGATACTGCAGGACGTATTGATAAATTCAAAACTAAATACGCTAAACACGCTAAATAA